Proteins found in one Sorghum bicolor cultivar BTx623 chromosome 1, Sorghum_bicolor_NCBIv3, whole genome shotgun sequence genomic segment:
- the LOC8086209 gene encoding probable receptor-like protein kinase At5g61350 yields MPTSTKMARSMLEWKRVPMFIILSILGITSVTSTNAIASQKGPFVPQDNYLISCGASGSVQLDDGRTFRSDPESVSFLSTPVDIKITANNSPTAASPLSPLYLSARVFSDVSTYSFFVSQPGRHWIRLYFLPIPDKKYNLTSATFSVFTDNMVLLHDFSFIASPLNPILKEYIVVTQGETLKIIFTPKKDSIAFINAIEIVSVPPTLIPNTTNGLPRQEQFDISNNALQVVYRLNMGGALVTAFNDTLGRTWLPDAPFLKLETAAQAAWVPPRTIKYPDDKAVTPLIAPANIYSTAQQTASTNTSQARFNITWEMEAEPGFKYLIRLHFCDIISKALNSLYFNVYINGMMGVSNLDLSSLTMGLAVAYYQDFTVDSSSIINSTLLVQVGPSTTDSSNTDAILNGLEVMKISNQANSLDGLFSPKTSSHLGKRILTGIGLSLAVIAAALVIVMCCRRNQRPEWQKTDSFWFLRLNSNQSSFMNSCSRLSRSRFGSTRTKSGFSSLFASSAYGLGRYFTFAEIQKATKNFEEKDVIGVGGFGKVYLGVLEDGTKLAIKRGNPSSDQGMNEFLTEIQMLSKLRHRHLVSLIGCCDENNEMILVYEFMSNGPLRDHLYGATNLKPLSWKQRLEISIGAAKGLHYLHTGAAQGIIHRDVKTTNILLDENFVAKVADFGLSKAAPSLEQTHVSTAVKGSFGYLDPEYFRRQQLTEKSDVYSFGVVLFEVLCARPAINPALPRDQVNLAEWALTWYRKGELSKIIDPHIAGQIRPDSLEMFAEAAEKCLADYGVDRPSMGDVLWKLEFALQLQEKGDVVDGTSSGIPMKHFNDSVYDDMEKSRSAGPPVQGR; encoded by the coding sequence ATGCCAACATCAACAAAGATGGCTAGAAGCATGCTTGAGTGGAAGAGAGTACCAATGTTTATCATCCTCTCCATCCTTGGTATCACTAGTGTAACCAGCACCAATGCAATTGCATCACAGAAGGGTCCGTTTGTACCTCAAGACAACTACCTCATTAGCTGCGGAGCTTCTGGTTCTGTGCAGCTTGATGATGGCAGGACATTCCGCTCTGATCCAGAGTCAGTATCTTTTCTGTCCACCCCAGTGGACATCAAGATCACAGCTAACAATTCTCCAACTGCTGCTTCACCATTATCCCCACTCTACCTATCTGCAAGAGTTTTCTCTGATGTTTCAACTTATAGCTTCTTTGTCTCGCAGCCTGGCCGCCATTGGATCCGTCTCTACTTCTTACCTATTCCTGACAAAAAATACAACCTCACTTCAGCAACATTCTCTGTGTTCACTGACAATATGGTTCTTCTCCatgacttctccttcatagccaGTCCTCTTAACCCCATCCTTAAGGAGTATATTGTTGTAACACAGGGAGAAACCTTGAAGATCATTTTCACCCCAAAGAAGGACTCAATAGCATTCATCAATGCTATTGAAATTGTCTCGGTGCCACCCACCCTAATTCCAAATACCACCAATGGCCTGCCTCGTCAAGAACAATTTGATATCTCCAACAATGCATTGCAGGTAGTCTACCGGCTCAACATGGGGGGTGCACTTGTGACAGCCTTCAATGACACACTAGGGAGGACCTGGTTACCAGATGCACCTTTTTTGAAGCTTGAGACAGCAGCACAGGCGGCTTGGGTTCCTCCTAGAACCATCAAGTACCCTGATGACAAGGCAGTCACACCACTCATTGCTCCAGCAAACATATACTCAACAGCACAGCAGACAGCATCGACAAATACCTCACAAGCAAGATTCAACATAACCTGGGAAATGGAAGCAGAGCCAGGATTCAAGTACCTCATCCGCCTACATTTCTGTGATATTATAAGCAAGGCACTCAATAGCCTCTACTTCAATGTGTACATAAATGGCATGATGGGTGTATCCAACCTTGACCTCTCAAGCTTGACAATGGGCCTTGCAGTAGCCTACTACCAGGACTTCACCGTGGACTCATCCagcatcatcaactccaccctTCTAGTGCAGGTTGGCCCAAGCACAACCGACTCCAGCAATACTGATGCCATCCTTAATGGTCTTGAAGTCATGAAAATAAGCAACCAAGCAAACAGCTTAGATGGCCTATTTTCACCAAAAACAAGCTCACATCTTGGTAAGAGGATACTAACTGGCATAGGTCTTTCTTTGGCAGTGATTGCAGCTGCATTGGTCATAGTTATGTGCTGCAGGCGAAACCAAAGGCCAGAGTGGCAGAAGACAGACAGCTTTTGGTTCCTTCGACTCAACTCCAACCAGTCCAGCTTCATGAACAGCTGCAGCAGGCTCTCCAGAAGTCGCTTTGGCTCCACAAGGACCAAGAGTGGTTTTTCTAGCCTGTTTGCATCTAGTGCTTATGGACTGGGCCGCTATTTCACCTTCGCTGAAATTCAGAAAGCCACAAAAAactttgaagaaaaggatgtcaTTGGTGTCGGTGGCTTTGGGAAGGTTTATCTTGGTGTTCTTGAGGATGGTACAAAGctagctatcaagagaggcaATCCATCTTCTGATCAAGGTATGAACGAATTCCTGACTGAAATTCAAATGTTGTCAAAGCTTCGTCACCGCCACCTGGTTTCACTCATTGGTTGCTGTGATGAGAATAATGAGATGATCCTGGTTTATGAGTTCATGTCAAACGGTCCACTCAGGGATCATCTATATGGTGCTACAAACCTGAAGCCTCTATCTTGGAAGCAACGCTTAGAAATTAGCATTGGGGCAGCAAAAGGCCTGCATTATCTTCATACAGGTGCAGCTCAGGGTATAATTCACCGTGATGTCAAGACTACTAACATTCTCCTTGATGAAAATTTTGTGGCCAAGGTTGCTGATTTTGGCCTATCAAAAGCTGCTCCATCCCTAGAGCAAACTCATGTCAGCACTGCTGTCAAAGGAAGTTTTGGCTACCTTGATCCAGAGTACTTCAGACGTCAACAACTAACAGAGAAATCAGATGTATACTCATTCGGGGTGGTACTCTTTGAGGTACTGTGTGCAAGGCCAGCCATCAATCCAGCACTTCCAAGAGACCAGGTGAACCTCGCAGAATGGGCCCTTACATGGTACCGCAAGGGAGAGCTCAGCAAAATAATTGATCCTCACATTGCAGGTCAAATCAGGCCTGATTCACTTGAGATGTTTGCTGAGGCTGCTGAAAAATGCCTTGCTGACTATGGAGTCGACCGTCCATCAATGGGAGATGTTTTGTGGAAACTTGAATTTGCCTTGCAACTTCAAGAAAAGGGTGATGTTGTTGATGGAACCAGCAGCGGGATACCAATGAAGCACTTCAATGACTCAGTGTATGATGACATGGAGAAATCTAGAAGTGCAGGGCCACCTGTTCAAGGAAGATAA
- the LOC8085915 gene encoding origin of replication complex subunit 1, with product MSQPVTPRRATRSSTVDPASPTSPSGSRPKSTPRRQPIPTAAAAKEEEGEHERSTVDALLEALPGRRAQATDLLRLLAPAPALPILLHGGAATGKTRALLLALRHVRPRPLRVAYAALRSLPSPRALYASLLTQLSPSSSSSASSRLRIPDKPSDFVAALRDALAGLSAQGEAVYLVFDNLEVVRSWDKGGQLLALLLRLYDLLRLPQIVLVYVSIATPDAYYSMTGSVEPNHIYFPDYTVDEVRDILMRGHPNPKLYSSFLSVVLKPLFRVTRRVDELVAALEPLFRRYCEPLGDLKAVPDESIKRRLFEHIQPHLAVALNETFSVPTRISLDECKGSSSGGKASSKRQFGSRDGLPTELEFHMSVSAKYLLLSAFLASRNPATLDAALFDSTGGSDNNRRKRKSSQASMNMKDTMAEEMLLKGPGTFPLERLLAIFQCITSVSEDYLGDVECPDSMMNGSGMTGLMSDVLLQLSTLCNSNFLSKSRSCPLEGSARYRSNIDEDLALKVARSVSFPLSKYIYRR from the exons ATGTCGCAGCCCGTCACCCCGCGCCGCGCCACCCGCTCCTCTACGGTCGATCCCGCCTCCCCGACCTCCCCGTCCGGATCCAGGCCCAAATCGACGCCCAGGCGCCAACCCATCCCCACCGCCGCCGCAGCGAAGGAGGAGGAAGGGGAGCATGAGCGGAGCACCGTCGACGCGCTCCTCGAGGCGTTGCCCGGCCGCCGCGCGCAGGCGACGGACCTCCTCCGGCTCCTGGCACCCGCGCCGGCGCTCCCGATTCTGCTCCACGGGGGCGCCGCCACGGGGAAGACGCGCGCGCTCCTCCTCGCTCTCCGCCACGTGCGCCCCCGCCCGCTGCGCGTCGCCTACGCCGCCTTGCGCTCCCTCCCGTCTCCTCGCGCCCTATACGCCTCCCTCCTCACCCAGCTCAGTCCGTCTTCGTCGTCCTCCGCCTCCTCTCGCCTGCGCATCCCCGACAAGCCCTCGGACTTTGTCGCTGCGCTCCGCGACGCGCTTGCTGGCCTCTCCGCGCAGGGCGAGGCCGTGTATCTGGTGTTTGATAATTTGGAGGTGGTTAGGAGCTGGGACAAGGGTGGCCAACTTCTggcgctcctcctccgcctctacGATCTCCTCCGTTTGCCGCAGATCGTGCTCGTCTACGTGAGCATTGCTACACCTGATGCGTACTACTCCATGACTGGCTCTGTCGAGCCGAATCACATTTACTTCCCTGATTACACAGTGGACGAGGTCCGAGACATCCTGATGCGAGGCCATCCCAATCCGAAGCTGTACTCGTCGTTCCTTAG TGTGGTGCTGAAGCCATTGTTCCGAGTAACAAGGAGGGTAGATGAACTGGTGGCTGCCCTGGAGCCACTTTTCAGGAGGTACTGCGAGCCACTGGGGGATTTGAAGGCAGTTCCGGATGAGAGCATCAAAAGGAGGTTGTTTGAACATATACAGCCACATTTGGCTGTTGCCTTGAACGAGACATTCAGTGTTCCCACGAGGATTTCTTTGGATGAATGCAAGGGCAGCAGTTCTGGTGGGAAGGCTAGTAGTAAAAGACAGTTTGGCAGTAGGGATGGTTTGCCGACTGAATTGGAGTTCCACATGTCTGTGTCTGCGAAATACTTACTATTGTCAGCTTTCCTGGCTTCAAGGAACCCGGCTACTCTTGATGCAGCTTTGTTTGATTCAACTGGAGGGTCAGATAACAATAGGCGTAAGAGAAA GAGCTCTCAGGCGTCGATGAATATGAAGGACACCATGGCTGAAGAGATGCTTTTGAAAGGTCCTGGCACATTTCCTCTTGAGAGGCTCTTGGCTATATTTCAGTGCATCACGTCAGTGTCAGAAGATTATCTCGGTGATGTTGAATGTCCTGATAGTATGATGAATGGAAGTGGAATGACTGGTTTGATGTCAGATGTTCTTTTGCAACTTTCAACACTTTGCAATTCTAATTTCCTCTCCAAAAGCCGGAGCTGCCCGTTAGAAGGCTCAGCTAGATATCGATCTAACATTGATGAAGATTTAGCACTCAAG GTTGCCAGGAGTGTTAGTTTCCCCCTCTCGAAGTATATATACAGAAGATAG
- the LOC8086210 gene encoding uncharacterized protein LOC8086210, translated as MGSCVSSTRHRRRSRKLSVAARKFRRKVSSAIADAPIIRGRHGVVHVEAPDSNVTLHLTKLQWQHSQMDAGSVICEEAWYDSVSILESPDSDDDLDNDFASVSGDPLPDVTGGSNAPQAPQRKDAACFLDTMQLLRSIANAEACDQSEQPDKSDDSNVAATNSGTCNDEEFCSSTLKELQAAMSPRPSFPASIPSNKVQPMPIVGVSPHHQQQKKKTAVVRLSFRRRSYEGDEMTEMSGSANYLYRPRAGFTVPCSTGEKLSEGCWSVLEPSTFRVRGESFFKDKRKYPAPDCSPYTPIGADMFAYTRKIHHIAQHLSLPSLKTHETFPTLLIVNIQLPTYPATVFGDNDGDGISLVLYFKLSDNFDKEISPQLQDSIKRLMNEETEKVKGFPVDSIVPYTERLKILAGLANPEDLQLSTAERKLVQTYNQKPVLSRPQHKFYKGPNYFEIDLDVHRFSFISRKGLETFRERLKHGVLDLGLTIQAQKAEELPEHVLCCMRLNKIDFADNGQIPTLITAADE; from the exons ATGGGTTCTTGCGTGTCGTCGACGAGGCATCGGCGGCGGTCGAGGAAGCTGTCGGTCGCGGCGAGGAAGTTCCGGCGGAAGGTGTCCTCGGCGATCGCCGACGCGCCCATCATCCGCGGCCGGCACGGGGTCGTCCATGTGGAGGCGCCGGACTCCAACGTCACCCTGCACCTCACCAAGCTGCAGTGGCAGCACAGCCAGATGGACGCCGGGAGCG TGATTTGCGAAGAAGCATGGTACGATTCTGTCAGTATCCTGGAGTCACCGGACTCCGACGATGATCTCGACAACGATTTCGCTAGCGTCAGCGGAG ATCCTCTCCCTGATGTCACGGGCGGCTCAAATGCACCGCAGGCGCCGCAGCGCAAGGACGCAGCGTGCTTCTTGGACACCATGCAGCTCCTTAGGAGCATTGCAAATGCAGAAGCTTGTGATCAAAGTGAACAACCTGACAAGAGTGACGACTCGAATGTTGCTGCAACTAACAGTGGTACCTGCAATGATGAGGAGTTCTGCAGTAGCACACTGAAGGAACTTCAGGCTGCAATGTCGCCGCGGCCGTCGTTCCCGGCGTCGATTCCGAGCAACAAGGTCCAGCCGATGCCGATCGTTGGTGTCAGCCCGCACCATCAGCAGCAGAAGAAGAAAACAGCCGTGGTCAGGCTCTCGTTCAGGAGGAGGTCATATGAGGGTGACGAGATGACCGAAATGA GTGGTTCTGCAAATTACTTGTACCGCCCAAGGGCAGGTTTCACGGTGCCGTGTTCAACCGGCGAGAAACTGTCAGAAGGTTGCTGGTCGGTTCTTGAGCCATCGACGTTCAGAGTCCGAGGGGAGAGCTTCTTCAA GGACAAGAGGAAGTACCCAGCTCCAGACTGCTCCCCTTACACTCCTATTGGAGCGGACATGTTCGCCTACACGAGGAAGATTCATCACATTGCGCAGCACCTCTCCCTTCCATCTCTGAAGACACATGAGACATTTCCTACTCTCCTCATTGTCAACATTCAG TTGCCCACCTATCCTGCTACAGTGTTTGGCGATAACGACGGTGATGGGATAAGCCTAGTTCTGTATTTCAAGTTATCTGACAATTTTGACAAGGAGATTTCCCCTCAATTGCAGGACAGCATCAAG AGGCTTATGAATGAGGAAACCGAAAAGGTGAAGGGATTCCCAGTAGACAGCATTGTGCCATACACAGAGAGGCTGAAAATCCTGGCTGGTTTGGCAAACCCTGAAGACCTGCAGCTGAGCACGGCAGAGAGGAAGCTGGTGCAGACCTACAATCAGAAGCCTGTGCTATCTCGCCCACAACACAAGTTCTACAAG GGTCCAAATTACTTTGAGATCGATCTCGATGTCCATCGGTTCAGCTTCATATCGCGGAAAGGGCTCGAGACCTTCCGGGAGCGGCTCAAGCATGGTGTTCTTGATCTTGGTCTAACTATTCAG GCACAAAAGGCTGAGGAGTTGCCAGAGCATGTCTTATGCTGCATGAGGCTAAACAAGATCGACTTCGCCGACAATGGGCAGATACCGACGCTGATAACTGCAGCTGATGAGTAA
- the LOC8085916 gene encoding probable WRKY transcription factor 58, which yields MDDRRGRRDAMGQRPFASAAQGQERVFDGGGGGGGGGPGPAFGGEFDQGSSSLMALLGAGGAVSSQPPPPTWGVEEVTAAPAINLVPQSLFSMANYAPPPPSYQQPTSFAPSPLGGRVDPYPPYLVADQPPQWPPPRPAAADSSMPHSNFTVFFPRNPYDHDMQLRATALFGGSSGLHAHALPPPPPAIEQPAKDGYSWRKYGQKQLKDAESPRSYYKCTRDGCPVKKVVERSFDGFIKEITYKGRHNHPRPQERGLAGGGNDALAAAEEDVDGPSDDDDDDVDGAPGRAADGVVAGQRVVKKPKIILQTPSEVDLLDDGYRWRKYGQKVVKGNHRPRSYYKCIADKCNVRKQIERASTDPRCVLTTYTGRHNHDPPGQGNEAAAATVAAGGSSADPGPPSRNTASGSGAFQENWGARQLKEEC from the exons ATGGACGACCGCCGCGGGCGCCGCGACGCCATGGGCCAGAGGCCGTTCGCGTCTGCTGCTCAGGGACAGGAAAGGGTGTTCgacggtggaggcggtggcggtggcggcggccctGGGCCAGCGTTTGGCGGTGAGTTTGATCAGGGATCGTCGTCCCTCATGGCTCTTCTCGGAGCTGGTGGTGCAGTCAGCTCCCAGCCACCGCCGCCGACGTGGGGCGTCGAGGAGGTGACAGCGGCGCCTGCCATTAACCTGGTGCCTCAATCATTATTCTCCATG GCGAACtacgcgccaccgccgccgtcctACCAGCAACCCACCTCGTTCGCCCCATCGCCGCTGGGCGGCAGAGTGGATCCATACCCGCCGTACCTTGTCGCGGACCAGCCGCCGCAATGGCCTCCTCCCCGACCGGCGGCTGCTGATTCCTCCATGCCGCACTCCAACTTCACCGTCTTCTTCCCCAGGAATCCATACGACCATGACATGCAGCTGCGAGCGACCGCGCTCTTCGGCGGCAGCAGCGGCTTGCACGCGCAcgccctgccgccgccgccgccagccatCGAGCAGCCGGCGAAGGACGGTTACAGCTGGCGCAAGTACGGGCAGAAGCAGCTCAAGGACGCCGAGTCGCCGCGGAGCTACTACAAGTGCACCCGCGACGGGTGCCCCGTCAAGAAGGTCGTGGAGCGCTCCTTCGACGGGTTCATCAAGGAGATCACCTACAAGGGCCGCCACAACCACCCGCGCCCCCAGGAGCGCGGCCTCGCCGGCGGCGGGAACGatgccctcgccgccgccgaggaGGACGTGGACGGccccagcgacgacgacgacgatgacgtcGACGGGGCTCCCGGCCG GGCCGCGGACGGCGTTGTGGCCGGGCAGAGGGTGGTGAAGAAGCCCAAGATCATCCTCCAAACGCCGAGCGAGGTGGATCTCCTGGACGACGGCTACCGGTGGCGCAAGTACGGGCAGAAGGTGGTCAAGGGCAACCACCGGCCAAG GAGCTACTACAAGTGCATCGCCGACAAGTGCAACGTGCGCAAGCAGATCGAGAGGGCGTCCACCGACCCCAGGTGCGTCCTGACGACGTACACCGGCCGCCACAACCACGACCCACCGGGCCAAGGCAacgaagccgccgccgccaccgtcgcCGCAGGCGGCTCTTCTGCTGATCCGGGCCCTCCGTCCAGGAACACGGCTAGTGGAAGTGGGGCGTTTCAGGAGAACTGGGGGGCTCGGCAGCTGAAGGAGGAGTGCTAG
- the LOC110430089 gene encoding uncharacterized protein LOC110430089, with product MAKALVGLRVSAPAVPQPRSHRSRLLPTARLAAFRRGRQCTARAAVAGPPEVDEDDSMSIDNLHRFFDLNVGKWDGSFYQFDAHGRVLQEISTRLSVSTYGEDNLISLLQSLYIKQASSAISIVDEEDSEPEWMEYKIKETNMFTVDKYQQIGFFPEKKAFALRYQTAGMLETVLRVGVLGEDDTGEESPKNLKIPSRKPSIVCENCLYSLEGNGRMRAFHIMDPKGMLDTLLVFHEKRQGSEVPQSIKHHSVGTTSASSDRINTLLGKWEGHSVTKRSGVYGATLAEADTAVVLKMGSNGQLIQDTLSTKVGTGTTTTVNWTGSANENLLQFDGGYEITLLPGGMYMGYPSDISKSVSQLDSFHLEFCWMESPGKRQRLVRTYDSAGLAVSSTYFSETKV from the exons ATGGCAAAAGCCCTTGTGGGCCTCCGCGTCTCTGCCCCCGCCGTCCCGCAGCCTAGGAGCCACCGCAGCCGGCTTCTCCCCACTGCACGCCTCGCCGCATTCCGGCGCGGCCGTCAGTGCACCGCCCGCGCGGCCGTCGCAGGTCCACCGGAGGTGGACGAGGACGACTCCATGAGCATCGACAACTTGCATCGCTTCTTCGACCTCAACGTCGGGAAGTGGGATGGCTCGTTCTAC CAATTCGACGCGCACGGGAGGGTTCTTCAGGAGATTAGCACGCGGCTGTCCGTGAGCACATACGGGGAGGACAACCTCATCAGCCTCCTGCAATC GTTGTACATTAAGCAAGCATCCTCTGCAATATCAATTGTGGACGAGGAGGATTCTGAACCTGAATGGATGGAGTACAAAATCAAAGAGACGAACATGTTCACTGTGGACAAATATCAGCAG ATAGGGTTCTTTCCTGAAAAAAAGGCATTTGCTCTGAGGTACCAGACTGCTGGAATGCTGGAGACTGTCCTTCGGGTTGGTGTGCTTGGAGAAGATGATACTGGTGAAGAATCCCCCAA AAACTTGAAGATACCTTCTCGTAAGCCCTCTATTGTATGTGAAAATTGTCTTTACTCCCTTGAAGGCAATGGTCGAATGAGGGCTTTCCACATAATGGATCCAAAGGGAATGCTTGACAcacttcttgtttttcatgAGAAGAGGCAGGGATCTGAAGTGCCACAGTCTATTAAACACCATTCAGTTGGTACCACT AGTGCCAGCAGTGATAGGATAAATACACTACTTGGAAAATGGGAGGGGCATTCTGTTACTAAGAGGAGTGGGGTGTATGGAGCAACACTTGCTGAAGCCGATACAGCTGTTGTTCTCAAAATGGGCAGTAATGGCCAATTGATTCAG GATACTTTATCAACTAAAGTCGGAACTGGCACAACAACAACTGTCAACTGGACAGGATCAGCAAATGAAAACTTGCTTCAGTTTGATGGAGGATATGAAATAACATTGCTACCTGGTGGGATGTACATGGGATATCCATCAGACATTAGCAAATCTGTTTCCCAGTTAGATTCTTTTCATTTAGAGTTTTGTTGGATGGAATCACCTGGAAAGAGGCAGCGGCTTGTCCGAACATACGATTCAGCTGGTTTGGCTGTTTCATCGACCTATTTTTCTGAAACCAAAGTATGA